The Musa acuminata AAA Group cultivar baxijiao chromosome BXJ3-6, Cavendish_Baxijiao_AAA, whole genome shotgun sequence region ctcttataACACCTTTGATTATTGTATTTTAGAAGACGTAAGACTCTAACTTATAAGCTAATAAGCTAAAATatgcattttatttatttagatactgGCCAATGATAATTGTTGATGTATGACTTTCTATATAAAAATCACAGTTCTAATAGCTCATATCGATACAAGAGCGGGGCCATTATGGTGATGCATATTGGACGAAACTAACATACATGAGTCAGGTCATGGCAGGGGCTGCATAGAGCTTTACCCATGGACTAGCACAAGTCTACTGAGTGCCAACTGTTTTTGAGCAAACCACCCTGTCCAATGCAATCAATGTTTTTCTACCAGTTTCAATGAAAATTAGACTAATTTTGATAAAAGCTGGTTAACAACTGTAAAGACTCAGATTAGAGCTGATCTGCTTTAGGGCATCATTTAAAGCAGATTGCTAAAATATTGTTGAAATTGTAACTCTATAAGGAACGATCAGTATGGGAGGCTCTTGCTAGTGCAGGATATAAGGAGAGTCTGATATTCATAGCTTACCCCAAGATGTGGATAGGTGGTTTCTGAGGTTCACATCCATGAAACCTAGGTCAGAAAGGAGCAATCCTACTGGTGCATTAAGGCTTACTCAGGTTAAAACATAGAATATGACAGGCTAAAAAAACCTCATACTGGTATGGATATTGATGTGGAAGAAGACAAACAAATCATGTCATGATCATgcttaacaatcaattgatgttgTTTACAGAatatttttgatatcataataaattcttgcattcaaaaaataaaataattttatactgTTATTCTGCAATGCCTTTTCAGAGTGCAGTTCCAAACTGGTAGATTCTCTTATATTATATTTCAAGTATTTGTTGAGACATTCAGATTTAATAAAAAAAGGTTAGAATATCCAGACCAGAAATGAGTGGTAAGCATCACCATACAATGTAAAACAGTATCATTTTATAAAACTTAATTCTCTTTAAAATTGAAATAATCAACAAAGTCTATGAACCATACAACAGTATCTGAAATGGGAACCACTCAAGAATCACCAAACAAAAACTGAACATGCAAAAGGGCAATTTCCATGAATAACATCTGCCAATTTAGAATTGAATTCAAATAAGAAAATACTGTCTTAAGCAACATGTAGATAAAAGATTCTAATACTACAATATAGAGACCATAAAGAGAACAATAAGAGAATTACCTTGTTTGCAGCTTTGTTTCCAAGACCAAATTTATTAGCAGGCTTTCCATCTGGAATCTTGTAGTCTCTGAACCAGTCTCTTATAGCAGTAAGAGTTCCCTAAAGCAATGGCAAGCCAGTGGGTACCAAATAATCAACCTCAAAGAATATGAATAAGCACAACGAAAACAGCAGTTGTTTGTTGTGCTTCACTATCAACTCATCCACTGAAAGATCAATAGAAGGAAAGAAGTGAAATTTATTAACAGAATTCACAAAATCACAATTATCTCCAGAAAAAGGCTGAATTGGATCCCTTCAAACTTAATGATATTTTAAAATCAAGGTTAGAACATTGTTTTCTCAATGTATGAATCTTTTGAAATGTGACAGTCATGTCATGTTCAACTGAACAACACAGAGAAATCATGGACACCACTTTTTCCAGTTTTACCCTGTTCTAGAATGCAAATATCataaaacaacaaaaagaatCCAACCAGTTGATGGCGAATATCAGTTCAGAAGGTTTAGCATGACAGAACACTTTTAATTTCTTGTACTGGCTCAGAAAACACACAAACATAATATGCATTAAGCACCAAGCAGTTGGAACTGTACAATATTGGTGGCCCTATGTGAAAGACAGAATATGTGCTAAGACAATTTTCTGTTGGTTTGCATATTCAGACAGCATAACCGACAATGTGGTCTGGATAAAATAAGCCTTTGCACTACAATAAAGATGCTCTGTTGTGGATTTAGTGCCCAGTGTTTGAGTCATGAAAACAACCCCTTTGCTTGCAGGGGTAAAGGCTGTACACACTGGGGATCTCCCTAAATCTTGAACCTGCAGGAGACTCAGCAATGATTGCCCTTTTTTACCAATTGACAATGTAGATTGTCTATCAAATGACACTGGAAAACTCTGGAACCCCAATTAAGTCTAATGTTCATGCTAATACTACTCTTTAGTTCAATATAACAATTCTAAGAACTTAATATACAAACCCTTACAAGTGACAAACAACTAGGTACCTCTACAAGTAATATTTAATTCCAAACTAGCAGAAAATCCTAATgcaaaacaaatgcaagataacaactGTTTAGATTTTATCTCTATCTAAAGGGTCTCCAACACATTTAATGCAAACAGGAAAACTAATTCAGTCTGAATTTCACTTCATTAACAAAAAGGTGCAGATATTTGTTAATATGCACACTGATTTCTGTAGTTTAAAATCATAGAATGACAAATTTCTATCTACAAATGCATCAAATATAGACatataatgaaaaaaattatcaaatttttAGTACATCAAAATGTTCTTCATTGGCATACATAGGAAAACCAGTGGGTTTGGTTAGAGTTGGTGCATGCATGGTTAATGGACTTCAGATGCCCAAAGAGTTAATTATCCACAGCCAAGGATATTTAAGGCCTTGTATCTTGACGTTTCAAACTAAGAAACCAGAGGGGCATCGAGGCAATAGATAAAGAAAATCCAAATCTCAGACCTATCTATATTACTGAATCTATTACAGTGCAATGATGTTATCATGTAAAAACTAGGTCGTGGCAACAAACCAACTATGGAAGAGTTTCTCAGTTTGATGCACATAGATGTGAAATTCAACAAATTTATATTAATAGAAAAACATACTGGAAAATGCTTCTCAACATCATCAACATCATTTACAAGTGAAGCTCGAGGATCATCCAATGAAATAGCAACAATCTTCCAGTCTAGCTCCCCTTCGTCAATCATGGCTAAAGCTGCCAAGGGTTTCACCTTAAGGATATCACCAATCTTAGCCCGTCTTTCACCTATCTCAACAACATCAACTGGAACATGGAGAATACCAGGTCATTATGTTGCTGACAGAACCAGGGCTCTTGCTAGACTATCTAAATCAATTAATGTATCACATAAACAGGGGATGGTTCTAATAAACCTGGATCATTATCTCCAAAAGCCCCTTCAACTTCTGCATTAGCAAAAGATGGGTCTTCCCATGTTTGAGGAAGTAATCCATAATTCCAGTTTATATTGTAcctgaaattaaaaaaataaacagTCAGTCaaatttacataattacatgaaCTTTTATGGTGGGGTGTATTCTCCCTATCAAGTCCaattaatctttttgcatgatttgGCACTTTCAACTTATTTCTGCGGTCCACCGACAAAATTTGACACTCATTTTGGCAAGATTCCTTATGTTTCTGTAACAGGTGACATGGCCATGGTTATCAAACAAAATATCTCGTATTAATGCAATGGCTATGATTAATCCCATTTACCCATTGTTTATGCTATATTCAAGTGAGGCATTTAGGTGTCTGGTTTCCTCATCTATGTGCATCTCATCCATATGAAGTACACAAGTCGTCAgagtttaataaaaaaactttttCAATGACACTAGAAAGCCACAGTAATTTGATAGTAAAAAGAACAGGATTCATCCATTGTACTAAACCAAGATAATTTAAGAGTATTGATATGCAAATTTTGAGATAAAAAATATACCTTCAAATATAGATATAGTTGGTCAAgagaataaaatcatatgaatagtCTCTGTTGAGACATCCGGATTGGTTAGTGCATTGTTGTGCAAGTGATAGGTTTGAAGTATGAGTCTCATGTGTGAGTGTCATATATGCTATTAACTATaatgaaaatttttattatttttaaaaaaatcatataaataataaaaagatagacAAAGAGCTCTAGTAAGCAATTTAATACATTCTTAAAGATAAATCATAATATTAGGACATTAAACCAAGAGAATTTAACTCAATTGCATCTTGGATCCTTGATCTGATGATAAGTTGCTTGAATTCTTAATTGCGTGCAGATTTAATACTAATCAATGTTTGATGTTGCCATTGCACTTTGGGATATTTTCTCAAGAAAGCACCTCATCAGTATGCAGTAACCGGTCTATGATAGTGAACAAGCCATCTCAAGACACGAATTTTAACTTCTCATAATATGTAAGCAACAGAAATTACCTCACAGATGTATGTTGACTCAAACAATGTTGACCACTTGACCTTGTCAAAAGTTTCACCCTTGACAACCTAAAATTCAATCCGAGATGGTAAATCAACATGATTTCCATCTAGATTACATATCAGTGATTATTGTCAAATGACTTGGGAGTATgttaggacaaaaaaaaaaaaagaatagccaTATTTAAGATTGTATACATGGTCCACCAACTCCATAGTAAATGATGCGATTTTCTATCAGTTCTAAAAGGATATCCTTTTATTTACTTAAGTGGATTCACCAAAAGAGCCTGATAATTCAAGTTCATACAGTGCAATTATTTGATCTGTCTTCGAGGACAAACCCTTTGATGGGAAAACCATATTCACAGCATTACTCCAGGCTGTCCAAGAACTGAACCCATGAAGCCTTCAGGCTCAGACTTTAACAGTTAAAGAAAATACCAAGCAAACTAAGCGAAatggaaagaaaataaaagaagtgATTGAGGTGCAAATGATCTCACGGGTAGTATCGAAGCTTCCCCTTCTTTGTGTCCTGCTTTATAGGCGTGAACGGCTCATCGGTGGCCACCTCCATCTTCGCGCTCGACACCTTGGGGATCTCCACAACGAAGTTGAAGACCCCGTCTCCCACATGCAAGGGCACATCGTGCCACGGTGAGATATTCTTGCCGGAGCCATCGAGGAAGAAGACCCGGTAATCGAGTGTCTCCGGGAGGCCCTCCTCCTTGGTCTGGATGTCGGCCTTGTAGAGGGCGGATGGGGCTACGAAGCGCCGTTGGGGCGTGAGGGAGACGGCCCTCGGCCTGGCTGAGAGGATGGCGCCCTGGTAGGCCGGAGGAGAGCACCGCCACCGTAATCCATGGAAAGCGCCGCCGGCCGCGGCGGTGAAGCGGGTGGCGGATGCGGTCGCGGCCGTCGCCATGGGTCAGTAAGGGGCCGGAGTCTGAGAGCAAGCGAGATGTGGTGCTCGGTGATTTGGAAGGTGAGGCCGCAGCCGTCACAACTCGTTAAGTGAGAGACCAAGGTATCGGGACCAAATCTCGTGACTTAACCCCTAGCCTCGTTAATCAAATCACGTGGCGTACAGCCAAAATAGTTGCCATTCCGCCGGTTTGAACCGCGTACGAAAAACCACTTGGTCGGGTTGATTTCCGGTCGATACGTTAGACCTCGCGCAGACCGGCACCCGAACCGAGCTTGACCCGCGCTCAAGTGGCGGCTTACTGCGAAAACCTGGTTTGATTCAGTCAACTAATGATTGCATATATATCCCCTGCACTACCTAACTGAGCGAGGCCGACCGATCGAGCCCTAATTCTCCGTCGCAGTTGCTCTCCGCCGCCGGCTGGCCGACGGACTGTCCGCCCCGATCGATCGATCCGACCCAGCCTCTGCTCTCCTTCGCCTGCCTCAGCTCTCCTCCGCCTCCTGCCACAGATACAGCAACGGAACCGACCCACCCGTGGCTGCTCTCCGCCGGACTCTTCGCCGCATCTGCTGTTGTCGCCGGTTCTTCGCCGCCTCTCTGCCTTCCCCGCCTGCCGCCAGAGACAGCACCGTATTGCCTCTCTCTATTCCTTCGCTGCTTCCATTCTTCCCTTTTTCCAGTTATCTCATGAAGTTTAGGGTTTGAAAATCTGTTAATTCTTTATTTTACTTTTTAGAAAATACTCATGGAGTACGAAGGCCAAGAACCTTTTTTTCCTTTGATCTAGCTTTTGTAAATTGAAGAAAATTTCCTTTTATCTGCTCTTATTTTGTTGTGAAGCAGTTAGGCCCTAAAGCATTCCCTATGAGGGCCTCATCCTTGTCGAGCCCTAGACAAGGGTTTTTCGGCCATCAATAGGAGTTTTAGCCCTACCTAAAGGCTCCTCAGCTTTCTACAGTAGTTGATTAGTTGGTTGGTCTTGATAAAGGCTGGATTGCTCATTGTAAGGGTAGGTCCAGACAAGGCGCTGGCTCAGATGATGTTCAAAAGACTCCAATTTAAATGAGCGTAGTGAGAGGCCAGTTTTCTAGTTAGTATGGGAGTTTTAAGTTTCTTTCTCTAGTGATTTCTATTCAGGGTTTCTTCATTATTTTATCTATCCTTATTTATTAGGGTGTTTTAGAGTCTTATTTTTGTATTCTTGATGCTAAATAGTTctatttggatatatatatataaggttagATAAGTTCTTGGGTTATTAGGAGTTTTATTCTCAAATGTTTAAATTGAAATTTTGGGGTGATCAGTtttgctatgtaggaggtttttctcaCCAAGCCTTTTAATGAGCTCTATATATATGACTTATTTTAAACCCAAAAGATTATCGTTAGGGTATCTCTATTTTCTGCTGAATGTTAGTGCCAATTGGATTCATAGGATAAGATTTGGATTTTGATGACATTAAGAAGCTAGCTATACTTATAGTTAGAACAGAAGTTCATTTGATATTTCTATTTCTAGTGATTGTTTTATGGTTTTCATCATTATTGTAACTTTTATTTTTATggtttttttgtttaattttgtgTCTTATAAATGATAAAGAGTTCTATTTTGAGTTAGTAGGAATTTTGTTTTGAAATATCTAAGTGCAGCATCCTAaaagataatctttttttttttcacaaaaccTTTAATTAGCTATAGGTATGACATTGTGAGCATGAGGTTGTGGTTCTGGTTATTATCCCTTTATACTGCTTAATATTGATGTCAATTAAATTAGTAGTCTTTGTTCTCCCTCCTGTTATCTTCTGGAGGAATTTTTTCCATGAAGAGTTGTTCCTTTCATATTTCTTTTATGTCTGTTATTATAATTTGTCATCTTCTGTTAATTGTGATCTATAACAATAGATGGTTGAAGttgtagaaataaaaaaattatgatggtgACATAAAGTATTAAACTGATAAGAATGATTATTTATCAATATTCTCCCACTCGTTGTTGGTTGATATAAAGGTTCACAATTTCGATTGGTTCAAGACAGTACAATTAATAGTTGGTTCAATTGCTGTTTGGTTCAGGGATTATTGATATAGTGCCGTAACAAGGCTGGTACAAGTGTACTAGTTTGTTTCTGAGGTGTACCAAATGGTACACATGATTTATCGATTGTACTGGTTGGTAATGGTCATATTTTGGTCATTTCAACCCGTCTAACTGTTGGAGCCTCTTTTTGGGTGTTTAAACATATCCTCTTCACCCTCCTCTCCTCTTATCTCACTCTCACTCACCCTCTTTGTTAGTCTCATTCTCAACCTCAATCTCTTGCTTTGGGTAAAAGGCTTATATTCTTCTCTATTTGCCTTCAAAAACATTGGTTGTTGTTGACTTGTATTCAAAGAGTCAAGATGGTGGACGGACCGAGTAGTATTTCACTCATGCCAACTAGAATTCAGATCATGAAGCATGAGGATCCACACAATTTGTTTGTGGTCACAAAGATAAGGGAAAGGGCAAGCAATGGATGATCTTTCTCAGATGCGACAGAGCTTGCCCAATGTAGACAAAAGCACCTATTCAACTTATTCTCAACTTTCCTAGTACTATAGTGGATATCATGACCAACAGAAGCATGGTGGAAATTGGTCATTTTTCTCTATTAAATACACAACAGTAGAGTAGTGATGATAATCACAACTTCACTCCATCCTCCATAGTCATAGCAACCACAATCATACATGCCATAAGAGCGATGATGCAATGATAATTGCTACCACGGTATTGCATTAATGGCACATTGTATATCAGTATCAAACATTGTGGGAGTAATTTGTTGCATGGGTCTACATACACAACAGGTTAATAAATAGTCTCATCTCGTCGAGGTCATTGATCTAGTGATCGTTGACTCATGTTATTCATTTTGGTGGTAGGAGCAATACAACGACGTTAATCTCGGGTATTGGACCCATCCTAGATGTATTGGTACAAGTCCGAGCAAGTATGTCTTTGTTTTACATCACATCTCCTATACTTTTTCAAACCTCAATAGAAATACCATCATGTCCTGCACTCTAAGCTATTGACTTCACTAACTCTATTTTTATgaacaaatctatgattattaaatctaccactattatCTATCATTAAAGTTATTATTTGTGGAATGTTCATTAaatgatttataaaaataatttcttcatctttccttaaatttgttatcattaacaagtattaTTTGATAATCATTTTTAATACATCTAATGTTACCTAAGTTTTTACACTTTTTTTTCCTAGCTTTAACAATTCAACATTTTTTTTCCTATGTTATTTCaacatattataaaaattatcataagttttatatCTTTCCATACTTTGGTTCTTTTAGTCGCTTATTTAGattttaaatatcttttaattttttcctATTTTTGCAATTTTACCAATCTTTaaagcatggtatgcaatttcgaatggtaccgcccggtatgagCGGTACGTATCAGTCTGACAgcatatcggtacgcggaccgctcgctaccggacggaccgtgctacagtgctaccgtgctgtactatagcagtgctacagtgctacagtaagaggaaatctCTCGGTAAACCCGGGTGTACGGCTCGGTGCGccggtatcgtaccataccgagccaacctcgaaacatcggtacggtacgatattgcataccttgctttaAAGTATGATCTTTTATTGATAATTGCTTTTTGAACACTAACTTTCTATTGACTTAACACCTCTACCTTTAGTTTTACCAAGAATCTCGATTGTTAAACACCTAATTATGTTAGCTATCATactccaaataatattaatattatcctcgtCTAAGATCCAAACCGTCTATCTTTAGATTCTATTCTTAGAAATCCGTACATTATTATCTTTAAAAATTCTACCATCTAATCCTATTAAAATTttgtacttttttttattttttacaacaAATATCTAATACCATTAATCTATATTAATATCCTCACATTATGTGGTAAAAGaacttaatttaattttttgattcattctctaataagcttaTTACAATCTTATGGCCTCTTTTGTATAGGCCTAAgtacaagaagaaaagaaaaaaaaataaggaagaaaacataatcaaataaattatattttgaattCTTTGTAGAAAGATTAATTTTTAGATTCGACTTGGCGTAACTTTGTTGTTGGTTCTTAATAGTCTTCCTTTCTTGTAGTtggatatttttttttcctttttcttcagttactttattttttctttataattAATATTGAAAATAAAATAGGAAATGTTCTAGATGTTGCCAGTCGGCCCAGTCCCTAaactaataattaaaaaaaaaaaaatctaaagatgTCCTGCAGCAAATGGTGCCTTGCACGGCGACTTttgaggcgaggcctgagcgccttTTGATGACACTGTATTCAGCTGGGCTTGAAATCATCTTAATATGACCATCATGTGGTTTTCAGGCTTAGGATGGTAGCTGTGAGAAATTGGAGCGATATTATCTGAGAAAAAGTTGCTACAACATATCATATGATGTAGTGTGTGGCTTTACATTGGATGTTAGATGAAAATATAATCCGAGAGGGGCTTATTGTAGCATATCATCTGATGATGTTATGTGGCTCGTAGAAGTCAGGTTACTGCTTGTTCTTAGAGTGCTGAGTTGGCAGCATATGTTGGATTCAATTGCTTCTCTAAGCTTTTAACATGGATGTGGAACCATTGAAGGCCATATGTATATGCATAGATTCATATGCTGGAACTTAAATTTCTTTATTATGCAAATGTTGCACAAGAAATTGTTGTACTCTTTGATTTTTTTGACACTGTTTCTCATTGTGCAGAATACTGCTGTTGCATTTGTTCATATAGTCAGCTTTATCAGATATATTTAATTCGAAAGCAGGTCAACTTTTAGAGTGACTTACGTGGATACCATAATTCATATGGCTGGGGATCCTTCACATCATGAATTGGTGGAGATTAGTCCCTACAGGTTCTCCCATGACAGGCATGAAGAAGATAAGTTGCCTGGAGCTACTTGGTATTTAAGTCGTAGGGATATTGAAGAGAACTCTCCATCTAGGAGAGATGGCATTGATCTCAAGAAAGAAACTTATCTTCGGAAGTCTTATTGCACATTTTTGCAAGATCTAGGCATGAGACTAAAAGTGTAAGTGTTTCTTTACTCATTCATTTTATGTAATCACATGTCTGGATCTGTCTTGCGTCTTTCTTGTAAAACCATGATGTGCCTCTTACAGTATATCCAAATTAcctaatataatttattaaaagtaGATTTTTTCTTTATCTGTTATATTGTTACTTAGTTTTCAGAAAAGTGTGCTTTAATAAATCTATGATTTATTTGCTATACCTCCTGTGTAAGAATTATGCTTCTGCttttaaatctttttcaaatttctaGTTATCTTAAGTGTTCCTTTAATTTGAACTAAAAGCACATATATTTTTATACCACTTTGTTTATGTCATATGGagttaaaaggaaaagaaatgttaGGTGAAGGTGACATTGATAACTAAATAATGCTTCGAGAATATGATATCATGTCTTCATTATAAAGACAAATGTGGTGGCTGTCAGTCTTTGCAAAATCTggtgaaaattttaaattcttaatAAGCAGTAAGTCATAGAATAAGATGGGTTTATATAGATCTTTAAAGAATGAGGTTTCATCTATTGCATCTTGTATCTTAAAATGGCTATAAAGTCATTTCATTAATGGTGTCATCTTTTACTAAGATTGATTATGTCAGACAAGTTCATAACTAGCAtagaaaatatatatctttttggaATAGAGGAAGGAAAAGAGAGAAGGGAAAGATAATAATGTCTTAAAGATTGATTCTCAAGAATGAAGGTCTTCCACCTCTGCACGAGTCACACCATTATGGCATCACACAGCTCAGATATTGTGGAATATTGTGGGAGTACTTCCATTAACTGTCTGATTCTTTCATGTCTAGTTAATCAAGCTAGTTCTAAACATGATATTTCTGCTTAGTCTTTATAATCATATCTCATATAATATCTTGTTGATCAAGCTTTTGTGTGACAGATTTGCTTTTAGTTTTACTAGTTGATAGGATATACCTTTCTATtagtattaaaaaattttaagcatACCCCATGGACTTACCCGATAGGAACTCTTACCAGTATAGACTCTGGttggaaaaaaatattattattgtaaGAATTGCTGTTGAGGGAAAATCAATTAGTTTCTTTGAATAAGAAACAAAGTTGTGACttcttaagtctgtatgccattaTTTGTCGTCTGTTTTCTCTCCTTTATTCTCCTTTCTCTTTGTTTCCCCTAATTCTTTCTTTCAgttctaaatttatttttaactCAAATCAGCATAGATTTAACCTTGTGCCGAAATTTTCTCTTAAGAT contains the following coding sequences:
- the LOC103989461 gene encoding soluble inorganic pyrophosphatase 6, chloroplastic, producing the protein MATAATASATRFTAAAGGAFHGLRWRCSPPAYQGAILSARPRAVSLTPQRRFVAPSALYKADIQTKEEGLPETLDYRVFFLDGSGKNISPWHDVPLHVGDGVFNFVVEIPKVSSAKMEVATDEPFTPIKQDTKKGKLRYYPYNINWNYGLLPQTWEDPSFANAEVEGAFGDNDPVDVVEIGERRAKIGDILKVKPLAALAMIDEGELDWKIVAISLDDPRASLVNDVDDVEKHFPGTLTAIRDWFRDYKIPDGKPANKFGLGNKAANKDYALKVITETNESWTKLMRRSVPAGDLSLL